Proteins encoded by one window of Anguilla rostrata isolate EN2019 chromosome 9, ASM1855537v3, whole genome shotgun sequence:
- the fnip1 gene encoding folliculin-interacting protein 1 isoform X2, whose protein sequence is MPSWTSPELEPSQIRLIVYQDCERRGRNVLFDSNAKKRSAEEGPASKPSAEAQPRMFGKCCKLRPTSGSTSSLDSCSSSASEPREQGPRFPNSRSSSDASMLGEMMFGSVAMSYKGSTLKIHQIRSPPQLMLSKVFTARTGSSVYGSLNTLQDSLEFINQDSNSLRPDQNTGANGFLGNIGLSQLCSPRRAFSEQGPLRLIKSASFFSGHSNPMDMPGRGLYDERDSGIARSASLSSLLITPFPSPGSSFTSSCASSYHRRWLRSQTTSLENGVFPRWSVEESFNMSDDSGGPSLGAARKKKIAIGVIFLLSQDEEENSKFQDFFFSHFPLFESHMNKLKSAIEQAMKMSRRSVDASQRALAYSRMVDGLNEFRTTVCNLYTMPRVAEPVWLTMMSGASEKNQLCGQFMKEFAFLMEQASKNQFLPALLTAVLTNHLAWVPTVMPNGQPPIKIFLEKHSSQSVDLLAKTHPYNPLWAQLGDLYGAISSPLRLCRTVVVGRRQELVQRLLHFLTYFIRCSELLETHLLESAEDEAIVMPGSLITTSLRRGEVEESEYVLVTVHKPSGDYLSRDGPPEDGGYPSDNSCRSSSGCADEAGPVPETDSSQDSQSSVLQALLRPPGGAPDEPDPPPCREKASRCLDAKLETVVCVGSASPREKGVALEAELGAGSEVAAACEDVPDGGSLPIKVFRSSGIPLEKKPPDKSLASPFPTEEEEEEEEQPSSKVTFLIGDSMSPDSDTECRRRRVEGQIRKHRKQLLLQQQQLQQQQLQEGGAGEPKREARLPAEDQSKPGEGQEKLLRTSSQMPRWKPTPEDCMDLFDEYFSDDNPVETRTIDDVSKKLEAGGADRSQKEPPDAPGAAGKGAVPRGAGGGGGGGGRCGCSSTDATGGGRCSGCPAAQDRGIVISVTVPQGDTVDLKKATPLNEWDIPRNESSDSALGDSESEDAGQELHRAEGPYYPEEQEDWLDEVEVPFPGSKLVENYSKPSIANFGRSLFGGYCPTYVPDFVLHGLPSDERLRQSLQADLAHAVQHPVLDEPIAEAVCIIADTDKWTVQVASSQRRATENKLGKEVLVSNLVSGLLLSTFHLYKLNLSPNFCIMHLEDRLQELYFKSRMLAEYLKGQTRVHVKELGMVLGIESNDLPLLASVAGTHAPYVAQILL, encoded by the exons TTGGACTTCTCCCGAGTTGGAGCCCAGCCAGATCAGGCTGATCGTGTACCAGGACTGTGAGCGACGGGGAAGAAATGTCCTGTTCGACTCAAACGCTAAAAAGAGAAGCGCGGAGGAAGGGCCCGCTTCG AAGCCCAGCGCTGAGGCGCAGCCCCGGATGTTTGGGAAGTGCTGCAAGCTCAGGCCCACGAGCGGCAGCACCAGCTCCCTGGACAgctgctcctcctccgcctccgaGCCCCGAGAGCAGGGACCACGCTTCCCC AATTCCCGCAGCTCCTCAGATGCCAGTATGCTGGGGGAGATGATGTTTGGCTCGGTGGCCATGAGCTACAAGGGATCCACGCTGAAAATCCACCAGATACG gtccCCCCCTCAGCTGATGCTCAGCAAAGTGTTCACCGCGCGGACGGGAAGCAGCGTTTACGGCAGCCTCAACAC ATTGCAGGACAGCCTGGAGTTCATCAACCAGGACTCGAATTCTCTGCGCCCAGATCAGAACACGGGTGCCAACGGGTTCCTGGGGAACATAG GATTGTCTCAGCTCTGCAGCCCCCGCCGGGCCTTCTCTGAGCAGGGCCCTCTCCGCCTCATCAAGAGCGCCTCTTTCTTTTCAG gacACAGTAACCCCATGGACATGCCGGGCAGAGGCCTGTACGACGAGAGAGACAGCGGGATCGCCAGATCAG ccTCTCTGAGCAGCTTGTTGATCACTCCGTTCCCCTCCCCCGGTTCCTCCTTCACCAGCAGCTGTGCCAGCAGCTACCACAGACGCTGGCTGAGGAGCCAGACCACCAGCCTGGAGAACGGGGTCTTCCCGCGATG gTCAGTGGAGGAGAGCTTCAACATGTCTGACGACAGCGGCGGCCCGAGCCTCGGGGCCGCCAGGAAGAAGAAGATCGCCATCGGCGTCATCTTTCTGCTGTCACAAGACGAGGAGGAGAACAGCAAGTTCCAGGACTTCTTCTTTTCTCACTTCCCACTCTTCGAGAGTCACATGAACAAGCTGAAAAGTGCAATCGAACAG gCTATGAAGATGAGCCGGCGCTCTGTGGATGCCAGTCAGAGAGCTCTGGCCTACAGCCGCATGGTGGACGGGCTGAACGAGTTCCG GACGACCGTCTGTAACCTGTACACCATGCCGCGCGTCGCCGAGCCCGTCTGGCTGACCATGATGTCCGGCGCGTCGGAGAAGAACCAGCTGTGCGGCCAGTTCATGAAGGAGTTCGCCTTCCTGATGGAGCAGGCCTCCAAGAACCA ATTTCTTCCAGCGCTCCTCACCGCTGTCCTCACCAATCATCTGGCTTGGGTTCCCACGGTGATGCCAAACGGACAGCCGCCAATCAAGATCTTCCTGGAGAAGCACTCGTCCCAGAGTGTGGACCTGCTGGCCAAAACGCACCCGTACAACCCGCTGTGGGCCCAGCTCG GCGACCTGTACGGGGCCATCAGCTCGCCGCTCCGGCTGTGTCGCACGGTGGTGGTGGGCCGGCGGCAGGAGCTGGTGCAGCGGCTGCTGCACTTCCTCACCTACTTCATCCGCTGCTCGGAGCTGCTGGAGACGCACCTGCTGGAGAGCGCCGAGGACGAGGCCATCGTCATGCCGGGCTCGCTCATCACCACCTCGCTGCGCCGGGGCGAGGTGGAGGAGTCCGAGTACGTCCTGGTCACCGTGCACAAGCCCAGCGGCGACTACCTGTCCCGGGACGGCCCGCCCGAGGACGGCGGCTACCCATCCGACAACAGCTgccgcagcagcagcggctGCGCGGACGAGGCCGGCCCCGTGCCGGAGACGGACAGCAGCCAGGACTCGCAGAGCAGCGTCCTGCAGGCCCTGCTCCGTCCACCGGGGGGAGCCCCGGACGAGCCCGACCCGCCCCCCTGCAGGGAGAAGGCCAGCCGCTGCCTGGACGCCAAGCTGGAGACGGTGGTGTGCGTGGGGTCGGCGTCCCCCCGGGAAAAGGGCGTGgccctggaggcggagctgggggcggggtcggAGGTCGCGGCGGCCTGCGAGGACGTCCCCGACGGCGGGAGTCTGCCCATCAAAGTGTTCCGGTCGTCCGGGATCCCGCTGGAGAAGAAGCCGCCGGATAAGAGCCTGGCCAGCCCCTTCcccacggaggaggaggaggaggaggaggagcagccctCCTCCAAAGTCACCTTCCTCATCGGGGACTCCATGTCGCCGGACTCAGACACGGAGTGCCGGAGGCGGCGGGTGGAGGGACAGATCCGGAAGCACAggaagcagctgctgctgcagcagcagcagttgcagcagcagcagctgcaggaaggGGGCGCTGGAGAGCCCAAGCGCGAGGCCAGGCTGCCGGCGGAGGACCAGAGCAAGCCCGGCGAGGGCCAGGAGAAGCTGCTCCGCACCTCCAGCCAGATGCCCCGGTGGAAGCCCACCCCCGAGGACTGCATGGACCTGTTCGACGAGTACTTCAGCGACGACAACCCCGTGGAAACCCGGACTATCGACGACGTGTCCAAAAAGCTGGAGGCGGGCGGGGCAGACCGGTCGCAGAAGGAGCCCCCGGACGCcccgggggctgctgggaaggggGCGGTTCCCCGGGgtgcgggcggcggcggcggcggcggcggccgttGCGGCTGCAGCTCCACGGACGCGACGGGCGGCGGCCGATGTTCGGGGTGTCCTGCCGCGCAGGACCGAGGCATCGTGATCTCCGTCACCGTCCCCCAGGGGGACACGGTGGACCTGAAGAAGGCGACCCCCCTGAACGAGTGGGACATCCCCCGGAACGAGAGCTCGGACAGCGCCCTGGGGGACAGCGAGAGCGAGGACGCGGGACAGGAGCTGCACCGCGCCGAGGGGCCCTACTACCCCGAGGAGCAGGAGGACTGGCTGGACGAGGTGGAGGTTCCCTTCCCGGG GTCCAAGCTGGTCGAAAATTACTCCAAGCCGAGCATCGCCAACTTCGGGAGGTCTCTGTTCGGCGGGTACTGCCCCACGTACGTCCCGGACTTCGTCCTGCACGGGTTGCCGAGCGACGAGCGCCTCCGGCAAAGTCTGCAGGCGGACCTGGCGCATGCCGTGCAG caCCCGGTGCTGGACGAGCCCATCGCAGAGGCCGTCTGCATCATAGCGGACACCGACAAGTGGACCGTGCAGGTGGCCAGCAGCCAGAGAAGAGCCACCGAAAACAAGCTGGGCAAGGAGGTCCTGGTGTCCAACCTGGTGTCCGGCCTCCTCCTCTCTACCTTTCACCTGTACAAGCTCAACCTCTCTCCAAACTTC TGCATCATGCACCTGGAAGACCGACTCCAGGAGCTGTACTTCAAGAGCCGGATGCTGGCGGAGTACCTTAAGGGCCAGACCAGAGTGCACGTCAAAGAGCTGGGCATGGTTCTGGG GATCGAGTCTAACGACCTCCCCCTGCTGGCGTCGGTGGCGGGCACGCACGCGCCCTACGTGGCGCAGATACTGCTGTAG
- the fnip1 gene encoding folliculin-interacting protein 1 isoform X5 → MPPTLFQKLFNKRNAFSPPPKCTKDDHSYSWTSPELEPSQIRLIVYQDCERRGRNVLFDSNAKKRSAEEGPASKPSAEAQPRMFGKCCKLRPTSGSTSSLDSCSSSASEPREQGPRFPNSRSSSDASMLGEMMFGSVAMSYKGSTLKIHQIRSPPQLMLSKVFTARTGSSVYGSLNTLQDSLEFINQDSNSLRPDQNTGANGFLGNIGLSQLCSPRRAFSEQGPLRLIKSASFFSGHSNPMDMPGRGLYDERDSGIARSASLSSLLITPFPSPGSSFTSSCASSYHRRWLRSQTTSLENGVFPRWSVEESFNMSDDSGGPSLGAARKKKIAIGVIFLLSQDEEENSKFQDFFFSHFPLFESHMNKLKSAIEQAMKMSRRSVDASQRALAYSRMVDGLNEFRTTVCNLYTMPRVAEPVWLTMMSGASEKNQLCGQFMKEFAFLMEQASKNQFLPALLTAVLTNHLAWVPTVMPNGQPPIKIFLEKHSSQSVDLLAKTHPYNPLWAQLGKPYRQNAPVQPAVGPARSSIPPKRTRTTRCGPSSATCTGPSARRSGCVARWWWAGGRSWCSGCCTSSPTSSAARSCWRRTCWRAPRTRPSSCRARSSPPRCAGARWRSPSTSWSPCTSPAATTCPGTARPRTAATHPTTAAAAAAAARTRPAPCRRRTAARTRRAASCRPCSVHRGEPRTSPTRPPAGRRPAAAWTPSWRRWCAWGRRPPGKRAWPWRRSWGRGRRSRRPARTSPTAGVCPSKCSGRPGSRWRRSRRIRAWPAPSPRRRRRRRRSSPPPKSPSSSGTPCRRTQTRSAGGGGWRDRSGSTGSSCCCSSSSCSSSSCRKGALESPSARPGCRRRTRASPARARRSCSAPPARCPGGSPPPRTAWTCSTSTSATTTPWKPGLSTTCPKSWRRAGQTGRRRSPRTPRGLLGRGRFPGVRAAAAAAAAVAAAAPRTRRAAADVRGVLPRRTEAS, encoded by the exons TTGGACTTCTCCCGAGTTGGAGCCCAGCCAGATCAGGCTGATCGTGTACCAGGACTGTGAGCGACGGGGAAGAAATGTCCTGTTCGACTCAAACGCTAAAAAGAGAAGCGCGGAGGAAGGGCCCGCTTCG AAGCCCAGCGCTGAGGCGCAGCCCCGGATGTTTGGGAAGTGCTGCAAGCTCAGGCCCACGAGCGGCAGCACCAGCTCCCTGGACAgctgctcctcctccgcctccgaGCCCCGAGAGCAGGGACCACGCTTCCCC AATTCCCGCAGCTCCTCAGATGCCAGTATGCTGGGGGAGATGATGTTTGGCTCGGTGGCCATGAGCTACAAGGGATCCACGCTGAAAATCCACCAGATACG gtccCCCCCTCAGCTGATGCTCAGCAAAGTGTTCACCGCGCGGACGGGAAGCAGCGTTTACGGCAGCCTCAACAC ATTGCAGGACAGCCTGGAGTTCATCAACCAGGACTCGAATTCTCTGCGCCCAGATCAGAACACGGGTGCCAACGGGTTCCTGGGGAACATAG GATTGTCTCAGCTCTGCAGCCCCCGCCGGGCCTTCTCTGAGCAGGGCCCTCTCCGCCTCATCAAGAGCGCCTCTTTCTTTTCAG gacACAGTAACCCCATGGACATGCCGGGCAGAGGCCTGTACGACGAGAGAGACAGCGGGATCGCCAGATCAG ccTCTCTGAGCAGCTTGTTGATCACTCCGTTCCCCTCCCCCGGTTCCTCCTTCACCAGCAGCTGTGCCAGCAGCTACCACAGACGCTGGCTGAGGAGCCAGACCACCAGCCTGGAGAACGGGGTCTTCCCGCGATG gTCAGTGGAGGAGAGCTTCAACATGTCTGACGACAGCGGCGGCCCGAGCCTCGGGGCCGCCAGGAAGAAGAAGATCGCCATCGGCGTCATCTTTCTGCTGTCACAAGACGAGGAGGAGAACAGCAAGTTCCAGGACTTCTTCTTTTCTCACTTCCCACTCTTCGAGAGTCACATGAACAAGCTGAAAAGTGCAATCGAACAG gCTATGAAGATGAGCCGGCGCTCTGTGGATGCCAGTCAGAGAGCTCTGGCCTACAGCCGCATGGTGGACGGGCTGAACGAGTTCCG GACGACCGTCTGTAACCTGTACACCATGCCGCGCGTCGCCGAGCCCGTCTGGCTGACCATGATGTCCGGCGCGTCGGAGAAGAACCAGCTGTGCGGCCAGTTCATGAAGGAGTTCGCCTTCCTGATGGAGCAGGCCTCCAAGAACCA ATTTCTTCCAGCGCTCCTCACCGCTGTCCTCACCAATCATCTGGCTTGGGTTCCCACGGTGATGCCAAACGGACAGCCGCCAATCAAGATCTTCCTGGAGAAGCACTCGTCCCAGAGTGTGGACCTGCTGGCCAAAACGCACCCGTACAACCCGCTGTGGGCCCAGCTCGGTAAGCCATACCGCCAAAACGCACCCGTACAACCCGCTGTGGGCCCAGCTCG CTCTAGCATACCGCCAAAACGCACCCGTACAACCCGCTGTGGGCCCAGCTCG GCGACCTGTACGGGGCCATCAGCTCGCCGCTCCGGCTGTGTCGCACGGTGGTGGTGGGCCGGCGGCAGGAGCTGGTGCAGCGGCTGCTGCACTTCCTCACCTACTTCATCCGCTGCTCGGAGCTGCTGGAGACGCACCTGCTGGAGAGCGCCGAGGACGAGGCCATCGTCATGCCGGGCTCGCTCATCACCACCTCGCTGCGCCGGGGCGAGGTGGAGGAGTCCGAGTACGTCCTGGTCACCGTGCACAAGCCCAGCGGCGACTACCTGTCCCGGGACGGCCCGCCCGAGGACGGCGGCTACCCATCCGACAACAGCTgccgcagcagcagcggctGCGCGGACGAGGCCGGCCCCGTGCCGGAGACGGACAGCAGCCAGGACTCGCAGAGCAGCGTCCTGCAGGCCCTGCTCCGTCCACCGGGGGGAGCCCCGGACGAGCCCGACCCGCCCCCCTGCAGGGAGAAGGCCAGCCGCTGCCTGGACGCCAAGCTGGAGACGGTGGTGTGCGTGGGGTCGGCGTCCCCCCGGGAAAAGGGCGTGgccctggaggcggagctgggggcggggtcggAGGTCGCGGCGGCCTGCGAGGACGTCCCCGACGGCGGGAGTCTGCCCATCAAAGTGTTCCGGTCGTCCGGGATCCCGCTGGAGAAGAAGCCGCCGGATAAGAGCCTGGCCAGCCCCTTCcccacggaggaggaggaggaggaggaggagcagccctCCTCCAAAGTCACCTTCCTCATCGGGGACTCCATGTCGCCGGACTCAGACACGGAGTGCCGGAGGCGGCGGGTGGAGGGACAGATCCGGAAGCACAggaagcagctgctgctgcagcagcagcagttgcagcagcagcagctgcaggaaggGGGCGCTGGAGAGCCCAAGCGCGAGGCCAGGCTGCCGGCGGAGGACCAGAGCAAGCCCGGCGAGGGCCAGGAGAAGCTGCTCCGCACCTCCAGCCAGATGCCCCGGTGGAAGCCCACCCCCGAGGACTGCATGGACCTGTTCGACGAGTACTTCAGCGACGACAACCCCGTGGAAACCCGGACTATCGACGACGTGTCCAAAAAGCTGGAGGCGGGCGGGGCAGACCGGTCGCAGAAGGAGCCCCCGGACGCcccgggggctgctgggaaggggGCGGTTCCCCGGGgtgcgggcggcggcggcggcggcggcggccgttGCGGCTGCAGCTCCACGGACGCGACGGGCGGCGGCCGATGTTCGGGGTGTCCTGCCGCGCAGGACCGAGGCATCGTGA